Genomic window (Rhizobium leguminosarum):
ACACGATCCGTGCAACACGGTCACGGGCACTGTAACGTTAACCGGGCGTCGAGCAAAATGTGGGATCTGGCGGCATGACCCGACTTGCCCGTGATCCTCTTTATCGTCGCCACCGATTTCCAGCCGATGTGATTGCACATGCCGTTTGGCTTTATTTCCGGTTTCCGCTCAGTCTGCGCATGGTCGAGGATATGCTGGCGGCGCGTGGGGTCATCGTATCTCACCAAACCGTGAGGCTCTGGGCTGAGAAATTCGGAGGGCACTTTGCCAACGATATCCGGAAGCGATCGACCGGCAAGCTCGGCGACAAATGGCACCTCGATGAGGTCGTCATCTCCATTGGCGGCAAGAAACACTGGCTTTGGCGCGCCGTCGATCAGGACGGCTTCGTCCTTGATGTTCTGGTCCAGAACCGCCGAAATGTCAAAGCTGCAAAGCGTCTGATGCGAAAGCTTCTGAAAGGGCAAGGTCGTTCACCGCGTGTGATGATCACCGACAAACTTCGGTCCTATGGCGCCGCAAAACGCGATATCATGCCAGGTGTCGAGCATCGCTCGCACAAGGGATTGAACAATCGTGCTGAGAATTCTCATCAACCGACCCGGCGGCGAGAACGGATCATGAAGGGCTTCAAGTCAGCCCGACATCTCCAGCGTTTTGCTTCAATTCATGACCCTGTTGCCAACCTTTTTCACATTCCACGCCACGAGATCTCATCAGACCATCACCGCGAACTGAGAACCGAAGCTATGCAGATGTGGAACGAAATCGCACGCCTGCAAACCGCATAAGCGAAAGCCGTGGGACCCCATTTTTGACTAGTGCCGATTAACTTTACAGTGCCGTTTAAGCAGCTAGCGGCGGTGGGAGCAGGCCGGCCTCTGGGTCGCGACGGTTTTCCGCAAGGCCCATGGACGCCGGAGCTGTTGGCTGAGGCGATATCAAAGATTGACTCCAACCGGCTCGGCGTTGATTTGAGAACAGTCCAGCTATGGTTTCAAGAGAACGACAAGGGAATCAGCCCTTCGAAGGCACTGTAAAGTTAATCGGCACTAGTCAAAAATGGGGTCCCACGGCTTTCGCTTATGCGGTTTGCAGGCGTGCGATTTCGTTCCACATCTGCATAGCTTCGGTTCTCAGTTCGCGGTGATGGTCTGATGAGATCTCGTGGCGTGGAATGTGAAAAAGGTTGGCAACAGGGTCATGAATTGAAGCAAAACGCTGGAGATGTCGGGCTGACTTGAAGCCCTTCATGATCCGTTCTCGCCGCCGGGTCGGTTGATGAGAATTCTCAGCACGATTGTTCAATCCCTTGTGCGAGCGATGCTCGACACCTGGCATGATATCGCGTTTTGCGGCGCCATAGGACCGAAGTTTGTCGGTGATCATCACACGCGGTGAACGACCTTGCCCTTTCAGAAGCTTTCGCATCAGACGCTTTGCAGCTTTGACATTTCGGCGGTTCTGGACCAGAACATCAAGGACGAAGCCGTCCTGATCGACGGCGCGCCAAAGCCAGTGTTTCTTGCCGCCAATGGAGATGACGACCTCATCGAGGTGCCATTTGTCGCCGAGCTTGCCGGTCGATCGCTTCCGGATATCGTTGGCAAAGTGCCCTCCGAATTTCTCAGCCCAGAGCCTCACGGTTTGGTGAGATACGATGACCCCACGCGCCGCCAGCATATCCTCGACCATGCGCAGACTGAGCGGAAACCGGAAATAAAGCCAAACGGCATGTGCAATCACATCGGCTGGAAATCGGTGGCGACGATAAAGAGGATCACGGGCAAGTCGGGTCATGCCGCCAGATCCCACATTTTGCTCGACGCCCGGTTAACGTTACAGTGCCGCTTAAACAGGTCCTTGAAATCGCGTCCGTCCCCTGGTGGGGGGACAAAAATCTTCCCGTTCTTTTCCAATAGCCTGAATGCTCAAATTTGGTTTCGATCTATCGACTTGAAGGCCGCACCCCGTTACTGTAAGCGCAGCTTCTTCTACCCTGAGTATATATGTCTCTGCCGGTATGTAAAAGAAAAAAAGCGGGCCGCGAGCCAAAAGCGACGGCTTTTCGTCTGAAAACAGATAATTAAAGGGTTGCCGCACAGGGCCTCGCCCTAGCGCCGGACGTAACCACAGGTAGCGCAAATCGCATAATGCACGTTATGGAACTGGTACCAACGGGCTTCAGCGATTGCTGCGGGATCGAGGCCAGGCACCGGCACAGTTCCTCCGGCCGGTCCTCTGCCTCTTTCCTGAGCCAACACAATCTGGTTCACTCGATGAGCCGCCATTGCGGTCGGCAAGCTGACGCGCGAGCGTCTCTAGAGAGCAAGGTTGCAACGAAAGACTTCAGGCGCTCGGCAAATTGGTTTGGGCGAGCCGACTAGACGGAGGCGTCCAGCCGGGCTGAGTCTGGAGCTTAGGGCCTGAGACGGAACAAACGATTCGTTAGATCTTGGTAGATTACTTGGTGTAGAGATGAGCGATGCTGGACGGAGGTTAAACTTTCTGATTCAGTGGGCGAATGAATTTGAGCGACCTGGATGATTGATATCGCGGCGATCAAAGCTCGCTTTGAGACGCTTGCGCCTTATCTCGATGAGCGGGCACGGCGTTTGTTGGCGGCAACCGAGGCTCGCGCGGCGGGCCGGGGTGGAGTGACGGCGGTTTCGGCGGCGACCGGCGTTGCGCGCAGTACGATCGGGCGCGGTCTTACGGAGTTGCGGACCGCAGATGCACGACTGGAACGCCGGGTTCGGCGGCCGGGCGGCGGCCGCAGGCCAAAGATCGAGACTGAGCCGGGCCTCTTGGCTGCACTTGAAGAATTGGTTCAATCGGCGATCCGTGGCGATCCTGAAGCAGCATTGTTGTGGGTGAGCAGAAGCCAGCGCCACCTTGCCGGCGCATTGGCACAACGCGGCTTTACGGCCAGCCAGAAGTTGGTTGGTCGGCTGCTGCGCAAGCTTGGCTTCAGCCTCCAGGCCAACAAGAAGACCTTGGAGGGGGCGTCTCATCCTGACCGCGACACCCAGTTCGAACACATCAACGAGAAGATCAAGCAGTTCCAGGCGGCCGGCCAGGCCGCCATTTCGGTCGACACAAAGAAAAAGGAGCTGGTTGGCGATTTCAAGAACGGCGGGCGTGAGCTGCGTCCCAAAGGCGGCCCCGAACCCGTGCGCGTTCACGACTTCAAGATACCCGAACTCGGCAAGGTCGCACCTTACGGCGTCTACGACATCACCAACAACTCGGGTTGGGTGAATGTCGGCATCGATCATGACACCGCCGCCTTTGCCGTAGAGAGCATTCGACGGTGGTGGAATGTCTTGGGAAAGAGCCGCTATCCTGGTTCAACCGGTCTACTCATTACCGCCGATTGCGGTGGCAGCAACGGGGCCCGTGTGCGACTGTGGAAGCGCGAGCTTCAATCATTCGCCAATGAAACTGGGTTAGCTATCACGGTCGCTCACCACCCGCCGGGGACCAGCAAATGGAACCGCATAGAACACCGGCTATTTGCATTCATCACACAGAATTGGCGCGGCAAGCCCCTCGTCAGTCATGAGGTCATCGTTCAACTGATCGGGGCCACGACGACGGCCAACGGGCTCGACGTTCAATGTTGCCTCGACGAAAATGACTATCCCAAGGCCATCAAGATCACCGATGCTGAAATGAATGCAATCAATATTGATCGTGATCCCTTCCACTGTGAGTGGAACTACACGATTTCGCCCACCTCCGTTGTGTCCGATAGCGCTATCGCCGAGAGTGTTGCCGATGATCGATGATCCTGAGAAAACCGATCACCTTGTTCGTGAACTCGAGGCGTCACTTCCCCTCGAAACGAGGCTGTCTCAAACGCTTAAAATAACGCTGACCAAGCAATCCCCGGATCTCGAGATCCCCGATGGTTGCAACGTGACAAGCCTTTTCTACATGGGAGAAGAGGGCGGGATTGTGTGCGCGTTGGACATCGGCGGACCGGAAACCAAAACCCCCTGCATCGTCTCCATCACGCATCTCATCTTTAACAAACGGATGCCGCCGTTCCGGCAAATCGACGCCTATCAACGGCACCGTATCAAGAAGCTCAAACAGCAAAACGGTCGCAACTACTGACCTTCAATCCGGACATAAGCCAGACACCGGTTTGTCAAAATATGCAGTGCTTATATGGCGTCAGATCCTTAGTTGTCCCTATAAGCTGTACCAGCGTTGGACGGATTCCCATTGAAGCGCGACCTCTACTCAGTGAGCTGCTGCAGGCACCTTTCTTGAAGTAGTTGTGTAGCGATTTCAGCGCGGCGCGCGTCTCAAATCTTGTCTAAAACCCCTAGAGCGGCTGCGGTTCTTCGGATCCTCGACGCGTCGAAATCCGCGTCGTTCTCCAGAGCTGTCACCTCCGCCACAGTCAGACCAGTAGTTTCTGCGACGTCGTCCAGCGAATAGCCGCGAGCTTGGCGAGCCTCTGTAAGCAGGGCGCCGATGGACGGGACAACAGGGGATTTCGCAATCTTCGAGGCCATGTTCATGTCGTTGAGGCTCCTTTTGGCGGCCGGAAAACGTGCAAACCGTTTTCTAGTTCCACCGCTGCCGACCGCGTCCGGCAGCGGACGATTTCTCCGAATTCCGCGGGCGCTCTTTCTATCAGTTTGTGCGACCGTGTACAGATCCGACGTGGTGAAGGAGCGGACGATCCTTGCCTGGCGGCACCCGCCCACCTGCGGCGCTCATGCGCGGCGGCCACGGAGTGTCTTATCGGGTAACTGCGTTTGTCCTGGCAGGAATTCGTGTCGAGAGATAGGCCAGGGAGCAGCGGCGGACCGGCGCTCGCCATCCGGCTTCCTGTGAACCGGCGGCGGTGTCATCCAGAGCGAAGAGCATGTCTTCGCTGAAATGTCTCGCCATCGGGGAAAGGGCCGCGCGGCGCGTTACCCATAGGCAGATGAATTCTCAGGACCGTTCTCCGACGAACCAGAAGCCGTGACGACATCAGCGCAGAAATCAGGGGCTGATCTCCTGATGGGGTTGCTCACTGCATGCACGGCGCCCTCCTCACCACACCTGCCCGGTCGTGCCTGTTCCAGGCAACGCCAAGCTCGATCCCCTTCGACGCCGGCATTTCCGACCCAGCTGACACGGCCCTCCCGCGGGTCGTGGAGACACTAAAACTTGCGGATGCAGGAGCGCCAATCATCTGGACCCACAGAGGCAGGGCCATCCGTGCGGGCACGATTTGTGGTATCTAGATGTGAGCTTTAAGGAGGTTGTCCATTCGGAGCGGATTTAGGAGACTGGAGTTACCAGACTCAGGCAGACGGAATAGGAAACTGATGACCTCGCCCGATACCGCCACCCTCCTTGAGGACGCCGCCGATCGGATCGCAGATATCTCGCGAGCGGATCTTCAGATCATGCTTCGTCGGGCCGCGCTGAGGCGTAACCGGTGTTCCGCTCCCACGTTGTCTTCGCTGCCTTGATCTGTGATCGGCTTTCCATGGATGAGCAACGGGAGTTTCTCCATGGAGAGTACATTGGAGGTTCTCACAGCCAGGAAGCCTGGACGTGAGTCGCATCGGCATTGGCCAGAGAGATCAAGGCGCAGATCGTTTCGGAGAGCCTTCGGCCCGGAGCGTTGGTGAACGAGGTCGCAGCGCGATATGGCCTGAAGCCGAACCACTTGTCGACTTGGCGAACGATGGCCCGGCAAGGCAAGCTGGTTCTTCCAGCACCCGAGGACGCAGTGGAGTTCGCAGCCGTGATTGTCGAACCACCCATTTTGGAGCCGCCCGTCAGGAAAGCCAGCCGTCCCGAGATCATCGTCGGCGCTGTCACGATCCGTCTGGAAGAAGGCGCGTCTGCCGCTCGGATCGCCGCTGTCGCACGTGCTTGCGCGGTTCCGGCATGATCTTTCCCTCGAACCGTGTGGGGATCATGGTGGCGACCAAGCCCGTCGATTTCCGCAAGGGGCACGATGGATTGGCGGCGCTGGTCAGGAATGAGCTGCACAAGGACCCTTTCACAGGAACGGTCTTCGTATTCAGGTCACGCAAGGCCCAACGACCGACATTCTGCATACGGTTTTCGTTTTGCGACGATCGTCTATCCATGGCATCCCCTGTTCGGGAATAAGGTGCAGGTCTCGCCGTATCGTCGCGGCAAGAGCCTGATGTCCATTTATACGGACAAGCGGCCCGATCTATCCCGTGAGTTGCCGAACTGGATGTTCGACGAGAGCTATTGCAGCGGCATGAGGCTTGGGCCACCCGAGATCAGCATCGATGGCCTTAACGAACTGGCGGCCGCGTTGGCGTCGTTCGGCGCGACTCATAAAAGAGGCGCAACATCCCGTCCTTCAAGGAAGAAGGAGAAGGGTGATGCGAAGCAGGCGACATCAAAATCGCGACCAGCTCGTCTTGAAGCTGGAGCGCCAAAATCTTCAGGTGCCCGTCAAGAACGTCAAGGGGTTGGTGGAAGCGCTGGCGGATCTTCTGCTGGAGGCATTGGAGGTAAACAGAACGACGAAGACAGGAGGCGTTGATGAACACGAAGATCACGCCTGACCATCTTAGCCGCGCCGCTGTGGTCTATGTCCGCCAGTCCACAATGACTCAGGTCACCGGCAATCTTGAAAGCCAGCGCCGACAGTATGATCTCGCAGGAGCCGCAACAACGACCGGCTTTGCATCGGTGACCGTAATCGATGACGATCTTGGCCGTTCGGGTTCGGGCAGCATGGAGCGCCCTGGATTCGAACGGCTTGTGGCACAGGTCTGCTCCGGCGACGTGGGAGCGGTCTATTGCATAGAGGCATCACGCCTGGCGCGGAATGGCAGGGACTGGCATCACCTGATCGACCTTTGCGCGCTTGCCGGTACGCTGGTCATCGATCCAGACGGCGCCTATGATCCCCGGCTCGTCAACGATCGTCTGCTGCTTGGATTGAAAGGCACGATGTCGGAATACGAGCTTAGCTTGATGCGCCAGCGCGGCATCGCCGCACGCGATTCCAAGGCAGGACGTGGGGAACTGCGGTTTATGCTGCCGCCAGGTTTGTGCTGGAGCGAAGTGGGCAAGATCGAGATTGATCCGGACGAACATGTAGCTGAGACGATCAGGCTCGTTTTTGCCAAATTCCGGGAACTGGGAAGTGGACGACAGGTCTTTTTGTGGCTGCGGTCGGCCGATATCAAGATGCCGGTCGTTCTGCGCAATGTCGACGTCTGCAAACTCGTCTGGAAAGCGCCAGCCTACCACAGCGTCATGCAGATCCTCCACAATCCACTCTACGCGGGCGCCTATGCCTTCGGAAGACGCGCGCAGCGAACGCGGATCGTCGATGGCCGCGCTCGCAAGACCACAGGGGTACGCAAGCCAAGGGACGAATGGAGCGTGCTGCTGCGCGACAATCATCAAGGTTACATCAGTTGGCGGGAGTACGAGGAGAACCACAAGCTACTGGCCGAGAACGCGCACATGAAGAAGAACTGCGATCGCAAATCAGCGCGTGGCGGCCGTGCCCTTTTGACGGGACTGATGCGATGCGGTCGCTGTGGCCGAATGATGCGCGTCTTTTACGGCAGCGCAAAAGGCAACGCGCATCGCTATCAATGCCGCGGCGACGATGCACACGTGGGTGTCGGCCTTTGTATCGGCATTGGCGGCGTCAGGGTCGATCGCGCCGTTGCGGCCCAAATTCTGGAAGCGGTGTCTGATCGTGCCGTCGAAGCGGCGATCTTCGCCTCGGATCATGTCGAGCGGTCCCGAAGAGATGTCATTGCGGCAATCGAGCGGGACCTCGAAGGCGCACGCTACGAAGCGCTGCTGGCCAGTCGCAGGTATGAGCTTGTGGACCCGGCCAAGCGGCATGTTGCACGCGAACTGGAGGCCCGATGGAATGATGCCCTGGAGCGAGTAGGCGTGCTTGAGCGCAAGATCAAGGAACTATCCGCGCTGTCAGCAGCGCGACCAATCATCGATCGTGGCCGCCTCCTGCAGCTTGCCCAGGATTTGCCGACCGTATGGAATACGCCATCCACTGAGACGCGAACAAAGCAGCGGCTCATCCACATCCTGGTTCAGGAGATTATTTGCGATCTCGATGATGCGACCAACGAGGCGGTGCTGTTGATCCATTGGACCGGAGGTCGGCACACAGAGGTGCGTGTGGCGCGCGTCAAGACCGGAAGATATCCTGCCGAGCTCGCACCATCGGCCGTCGAGGCGTTGCGAAAGCTGGGCGGACATTGGCCAGATCGGGAACTCGCGGTATCCCTCAATCGGATGCTTTGCAAGACAGGTGATGGCGAGAGCTGGACGACCGTGCGTGTTCGCGACATGCGCGAGCGCCTGGGAATTCCCGAATATGATGCCACCAAAGTGGACGTCCCGATGATTAGTCTGATGAAGGCGGCCGAGACACTCGGCATTTGTGTCGGGTCGGCCAAAAGCCTGGTGCAGAAAGGAATTCTACCTGCAACGCAAATCCTTCCGGGCTCGCCATGGA
Coding sequences:
- a CDS encoding IS6 family transposase, whose amino-acid sequence is MTRLARDPLYRRHRFPADVIAHAVWLYFRFPLSLRMVEDMLAARGVIVSHQTVRLWAEKFGGHFANDIRKRSTGKLGDKWHLDEVVISIGGKKHWLWRAVDQDGFVLDVLVQNRRNVKAAKRLMRKLLKGQGRSPRVMITDKLRSYGAAKRDIMPGVEHRSHKGLNNRAENSHQPTRRRERIMKGFKSARHLQRFASIHDPVANLFHIPRHEISSDHHRELRTEAMQMWNEIARLQTA
- a CDS encoding ISAzo13 family transposase; its protein translation is MIDIAAIKARFETLAPYLDERARRLLAATEARAAGRGGVTAVSAATGVARSTIGRGLTELRTADARLERRVRRPGGGRRPKIETEPGLLAALEELVQSAIRGDPEAALLWVSRSQRHLAGALAQRGFTASQKLVGRLLRKLGFSLQANKKTLEGASHPDRDTQFEHINEKIKQFQAAGQAAISVDTKKKELVGDFKNGGRELRPKGGPEPVRVHDFKIPELGKVAPYGVYDITNNSGWVNVGIDHDTAAFAVESIRRWWNVLGKSRYPGSTGLLITADCGGSNGARVRLWKRELQSFANETGLAITVAHHPPGTSKWNRIEHRLFAFITQNWRGKPLVSHEVIVQLIGATTTANGLDVQCCLDENDYPKAIKITDAEMNAINIDRDPFHCEWNYTISPTSVVSDSAIAESVADDR
- a CDS encoding helix-turn-helix domain-containing protein → MNMASKIAKSPVVPSIGALLTEARQARGYSLDDVAETTGLTVAEVTALENDADFDASRIRRTAAALGVLDKI
- a CDS encoding transposase, producing MAREIKAQIVSESLRPGALVNEVAARYGLKPNHLSTWRTMARQGKLVLPAPEDAVEFAAVIVEPPILEPPVRKASRPEIIVGAVTIRLEEGASAARIAAVARACAVPA
- the tnpB gene encoding IS66 family insertion sequence element accessory protein TnpB (TnpB, as the term is used for proteins encoded by IS66 family insertion elements, is considered an accessory protein, since TnpC, encoded by a neighboring gene, is a DDE family transposase.); translated protein: MVATKPVDFRKGHDGLAALVRNELHKDPFTGTVFVFRSRKAQRPTFCIRFSFCDDRLSMASPVRE
- a CDS encoding recombinase family protein, with product MVYVRQSTMTQVTGNLESQRRQYDLAGAATTTGFASVTVIDDDLGRSGSGSMERPGFERLVAQVCSGDVGAVYCIEASRLARNGRDWHHLIDLCALAGTLVIDPDGAYDPRLVNDRLLLGLKGTMSEYELSLMRQRGIAARDSKAGRGELRFMLPPGLCWSEVGKIEIDPDEHVAETIRLVFAKFRELGSGRQVFLWLRSADIKMPVVLRNVDVCKLVWKAPAYHSVMQILHNPLYAGAYAFGRRAQRTRIVDGRARKTTGVRKPRDEWSVLLRDNHQGYISWREYEENHKLLAENAHMKKNCDRKSARGGRALLTGLMRCGRCGRMMRVFYGSAKGNAHRYQCRGDDAHVGVGLCIGIGGVRVDRAVAAQILEAVSDRAVEAAIFASDHVERSRRDVIAAIERDLEGARYEALLASRRYELVDPAKRHVARELEARWNDALERVGVLERKIKELSALSAARPIIDRGRLLQLAQDLPTVWNTPSTETRTKQRLIHILVQEIICDLDDATNEAVLLIHWTGGRHTEVRVARVKTGRYPAELAPSAVEALRKLGGHWPDRELAVSLNRMLCKTGDGESWTTVRVRDMRERLGIPEYDATKVDVPMISLMKAAETLGICVGSAKSLVQKGILPATQILPGSPWMVPVEALTSEAVRIGVQGVVDRRPKFYEDYQYDKVVRLPGI